The following are encoded in a window of Telmatobacter sp. DSM 110680 genomic DNA:
- a CDS encoding GNAT family N-acetyltransferase, with amino-acid sequence MILRKWRDSDREPFARLNRDPQVMEHFPALLTRQQSDALVDRAEAHLEQHGFGPWAAELRETNEFIGFVSLFIPQFEAPFMPCVEIGWRLARDHWGKGLATEGARTLVRQAFEVQGLHELVSFTVPANQRSLRVMQKLGMTHDPLDDFDHPSIAADHPLSRHVLYRLKRENWITADTR; translated from the coding sequence TTGATTTTGCGGAAATGGCGCGACAGTGATCGTGAACCGTTCGCGCGGTTGAATCGCGACCCACAGGTGATGGAGCACTTTCCGGCGTTGCTCACGCGGCAGCAGAGCGACGCCTTAGTCGATCGCGCCGAAGCGCATCTCGAGCAGCATGGCTTCGGGCCCTGGGCCGCGGAACTGCGCGAAACCAACGAGTTCATTGGTTTCGTAAGCCTCTTCATCCCCCAATTCGAAGCGCCCTTCATGCCATGCGTCGAAATCGGTTGGCGCCTGGCGCGTGACCATTGGGGCAAAGGGCTGGCAACCGAAGGCGCTCGCACGCTGGTTCGACAAGCGTTTGAAGTTCAAGGGCTGCACGAGTTGGTGTCCTTCACGGTTCCGGCGAATCAGCGCTCCTTGCGTGTGATGCAAAAGCTTGGCATGACCCATGATCCTCTGGATGACTTTGACCACCCGTCCATCGCAGCTGACCATCCGCTAAGTCGCCACGTGCTCTACCGACTCAAACGTGAGAACTGGATCACCGCTGATACGCGCTAG